In Eschrichtius robustus isolate mEscRob2 chromosome 2, mEscRob2.pri, whole genome shotgun sequence, a single window of DNA contains:
- the HBEGF gene encoding proheparin-binding EGF-like growth factor isoform X1 encodes MKLLPSVVLKLFLAAVLSVLVTGDSLERLRRGLAAGTSNLDSPTQSTDQLLPPGGGRGREVLDLEETDLDLFRAAFSSKPQALATPSKEERGKRKKKGKGLGKKRDPCLRKYKDFCIHGECKYVKELRAPSCICHPGYHGERCHGLSLPVKNRLYTYDHTTILVVVVVVLSSVCLLVIVGLLMFWNQLGTATSEKIQVDHRLCRGEGLHN; translated from the exons ATGAAGCTGCTGCCGTCGGTGGTGCTGAAGCTCTTTCTGGCTGCAG TGCTCTCGGTGTTGGTGACCGGCGACAGCCTGGAGCGGCTTCGGAGAGGGCTGGCGGCTGGAACCAGCAATCTGGACTCCCCTACTCAATCTACGGACCAGCTGCTGCCCCCGGGAGGTGGCCGAGGCCGGGAAGTCCTGGACTTGGAAGAGACAGACCTGGACCTTTTCAGAG CTGCTTTCTCTTCCAAGCCGCAAGCTCTGGCCACACCGAGCAAGGAGGAGcgtgggaaaagaaagaagaaaggcaagGGGTTAGGGAAGAAGAGAGACCCATGTCTTCGGAAATACAAGGACTTCTGCATCCACGGAGAATGCAAATACGTGAAGGAGCTCCGGGCTCCATCCTGCAT CTGCCACCCGGGTTACCATGGAGAGAGGTGCCATGGGCTGAGCCTCCCAGTGAAGAATCGTTTATATACGTATGATCACACCACCATCCTGGTTGTGGTGGTCGTGGTGCTGTCATCCGTCTGTCTGCTGGTCATCGTGGGGCTTCTCATGTTTTG GAATCAGCTGGGGACTGCTACCTCTGAGAAGATACAAGTTGATCACAGACTCTGCAGAGGGGAAGGACTTCACAACTAG
- the HBEGF gene encoding proheparin-binding EGF-like growth factor isoform X2, whose translation MKLLPSVVLKLFLAAVLSVLVTGDSLERLRRGLAAGTSNLDSPTQSTDQLLPPGGGRGREVLDLEETDLDLFRAAFSSKPQALATPSKEERGKRKKKGKGLGKKRDPCLRKYKDFCIHGECKYVKELRAPSCICHPGYHGERCHGLSLPVKNRLYTYDHTTILVVVVVVLSSVCLLVIVGLLMFWYHRRGGYDVENEEKVKLGMTTSH comes from the exons ATGAAGCTGCTGCCGTCGGTGGTGCTGAAGCTCTTTCTGGCTGCAG TGCTCTCGGTGTTGGTGACCGGCGACAGCCTGGAGCGGCTTCGGAGAGGGCTGGCGGCTGGAACCAGCAATCTGGACTCCCCTACTCAATCTACGGACCAGCTGCTGCCCCCGGGAGGTGGCCGAGGCCGGGAAGTCCTGGACTTGGAAGAGACAGACCTGGACCTTTTCAGAG CTGCTTTCTCTTCCAAGCCGCAAGCTCTGGCCACACCGAGCAAGGAGGAGcgtgggaaaagaaagaagaaaggcaagGGGTTAGGGAAGAAGAGAGACCCATGTCTTCGGAAATACAAGGACTTCTGCATCCACGGAGAATGCAAATACGTGAAGGAGCTCCGGGCTCCATCCTGCAT CTGCCACCCGGGTTACCATGGAGAGAGGTGCCATGGGCTGAGCCTCCCAGTGAAGAATCGTTTATATACGTATGATCACACCACCATCCTGGTTGTGGTGGTCGTGGTGCTGTCATCCGTCTGTCTGCTGGTCATCGTGGGGCTTCTCATGTTTTG GTACCACAGGAGAGGAGGTTATGATGtggaaaatgaagagaaagtgAAATTGGGCATGACTACGTCCCACTGA